TCAACGGAGCAAAAAACTGGATTACTCATGGTAAATCAGGTGATATTGCAGTAGTAATGGTTCGTACAGGAGAGAAAGGAAGTTCCAAAGGAATTTCTGCTATAGTAGTGGAGCGTGGTACTCCTGGTTTTTCTGCGGGTAAAAAGGAGAATAAATTAGGAATGCGTGCTTCGGAGACGACAGAAATGATTTTCGATAATTGCCGGGTACCTAAGAAAAATCTGCTTGGAAATGTTGGGGAAGGGTTTAAGCAAGCCATGAAAGTATTGGATGGCGGAAGAATCTCTATTGCAGCCTTATCTTTAGGAATTGCTAAAGGAGCTTATGAAGCTGCCGTTAATTATGCGAAAGAACGTCATCAGTTCGGACAGCCGATTGCGAATTTTCAGGGGATTAGTTTTAAACTGGCTGATATGGCTACAGAAATTGAAGCTGCAGAATTATTGATTCGTCAGGCTGCAGATATGAAGAACCGTGGACTACCTATGACCAAAGAATCTGCAATGGCAAAGTATTTTGCTTCTGAAGTTTCTGTAAGGTGTGCAACGGAGGCAGTACAGATTTTCGGTGGATATGGATATACTAAAGATTTCCCGGTAGAAAAGTATTACAGGGACAGTAAATTGTGTACCATTGGCGAAGGAACCTCAGAAATACAAAAAATTGTGATTGCAAGGGAAGTTTTAAAAGATTAATTTGTACCTTCCTATAAATAAAGCATATTCTAACCAAATATAACCAAAAACGGAATCCGGTGATCAGAGATGATCCCGGATTTTTTATTGATAGCTATTTAATGGAAATGATCTCGTACACCACAAAAGGACTATAACCTCTCCAGGGAAGGGCCCCTATATATTCTTTATAGCGTAGTTCAAAGACTTTTCCGCTGTTCAGCATCATTTTTTCAGCGATAGCTTTGTCTTCTACAGAAAACTCAAACTCATTGGATTGAATATTGCCGGTTTGTTTGGAACGGATTCCTGACTGGATCAATTTGCCTTCATAGGTTTTGAACAGGTATCCTTTTTTGACCACATAGTTGAGTTCTCCGGCTTTAACGCCTTCTCCCAGCACAAAGTTGTAGCGAAAGTAAAAGAATCCTGCCAGGATAAGAATCAGCACTCCAAGGATGATAAAAAGCGTTTTTTTTGACTTCATAGGTTATTTTAAATAAGTACTCAAGATATACAATATATATAGGTGATTGTTTTTAATAAATTTACACTTATTGTTTTGATTCTCAAAACAAAGCTCTATCTTTGCAGTCCTAAAAACAACGAGAGGGGGTATATTACGTTATGATTATCATTAATATTAAAGACGGCGAATCACTAGATAAAGCCTTGAAACGTTTCAAAAAGAAATTTGAAAAAACAGGAGTGTTAAGAGAATTACGTAGCCGCCAAGCTTATGAGAAAAAATCTGTAGCTCGTCGTACACTAGTTAAACACGCTATTTACAAGCAGAACATGCAACTTGAAGGAACTGTATAGTTTCTGAAAAGTTTAAATGATATTAAAGCGCTGTCGGTAAACCCGGTAGCGCTTTTTTATTTTTTATGTTAAAATAAAAACAATTAGCTGGACTATGTTTTGTATATTCACTTAATCGTGTCATACAAATTGTTTTTATGATTGTTGCTCAATTCCTGATATATCTCCAGCACGAGAAACGTTATTCTCCACATACCATTCAGTCTTACAAGACCGACTTGTTGCAGTTTAGTGAATACCTGCTGCAAACATTTGAATTGCCCTTAACCGAAGCAGGGCATGTGCACGTAAGGAATTTTATGGTGTCGCTTCTGGAGGATCATGTTTCCGAGAATTCTGTAGGAAGGAAGCTATCTACGCTTCGCAGCTTCTATAAATATCTTTCGCGTGAGGGTTTGGTTGCACTGAATCCGATGGCGCTTGTAAAGGCGCCTAAAATACCTAAAAGACTTCCTGTATTCGTAGATGACCAGAAGCTGGATGTCCTGTTGGATTCCGGAGATTTTTTCGATGATACTTTTCCTTCAGTGCGTGATAAACTGGTGATTGAAACTTTATTTGGTACCGGTATGCGTTTGGCGGAATTGCTTTCCCTGAAAGAAGCTGACGTTGATTTTTATGGTGCTACAGTCCGGGTTTTGGGAAAAAGAAATAAAGAGAGAATTATTCCGATCAGTAAAGTCCTTGGTGATCAGGTAAAAGCCTATCTTGAATTGAAAACGTTACAAAATTTTGATAACAAAACGGGACCCTTAATCGTTACAGGTAAAGGTGCACCTGCTTATCCTAAACTCATCTATAGGATTGTGACCAGTTATTTGACAAATATATCCACACAGGATAAAAAAAGTCCGCATGTATTGCGCCATTCTTACGCAACAAGCCTGTTGAACAGGGGTGCAGATTTAAATGCAATAAAAGAGTTATTGGGCCATTCCAGTCTGGCGGCAACGCAGGTATATACCCATAACTCTGTAGAGAGATTAAAATCAATATATAAACAAGCCCATCCAAAGGCATAAAAAAGGAGGAAACAATGAAAATTACAGTTCAATCGATCCATTTCAATGCAGACCAGAAGTTGTTAGAGTTTATTCAGAAGAAAGTTGATAAGTTAGATCAGTTCTTCGACCAGATTATTAGCGGGGAGGTTTATTTGAAATTAGAGAATGTAGATGATGAGGCTAATAAAATAAGTGAGATCAAACTGATCGTTCCGGGAGTTACGATGTTCGCGAAAGAGCAATGTAAATCTTTTGAAGAGGCGACGGATTTGGCAATTGAGTCCCTGAGAAAACAAATCACCAAACATAAAGACAAGACAAGAGAAAAATTAAGTGAACATAAAGCAATTTTAAATGCAGACGAAGTCTCTGATTATTAGGAGGATATTTTAAGCGTTTTTAAGAAAAAGGTTGGCGGGGCTAAAACCCGCCAATTTTTTTTGAAAATAATTTTGGATCGTATTAAAATTCGTGTACATTTGCAATCCCAATCAGAGAGGGCGTTTCTCTTAAAAGATTCGGAAAGTTCTGTGAAAGATTAAACATTATAAAAATCATTGCCTAACCATATGCAATGAATGATATAAGCCTCCTTAGCTCAGCTGGTAGAGCAACTGACTTGTAATCAGTAGGTCATTGGTTCGATCCCGATAGGAGGCTCTTTTAACTTCGATACTGAAAGGTATTGGCAAGTTAAAAGCGGGGGGATACCAGAGTGGCCAAATGGGACAGACTGTAACTCTGTTGTCGCAAGACTTCGAAGGTTCGAATCCTTCTCCCCCCACAATACAAAAGCGAAAGTAGCTCAGTTGGTAGAGCGATAGCCTTCCAAGCTATAGGTCGCGAGTTCGAACCTCGTCTTTCGCTCAAATTGGAAAAGCTGGGAAATCGGCAAAGAATTAAGTAGTTTAATTAGAATACCGATTAAACTACTTAATTAACTTAGATTGCAAGCTGAGATTAAAAAGCCGAAGTAGCTCAGCGGTAGAGCACTTCCTTGGTAAGGAAGAGGTCGTGGGTTCAAGTCCCATCTTTGGCTCAAGATAAAAACAAGCTTTGTTGAATCTGTAATTATAGCAGTTGAACAAGGTTTTTTGTGTTGAATTTGTATCAAAACAATTAATTAATAAAAAGTTATAAACTACTAATAAGTATAAAAACATGGCAAAAGAAAAGTTTGACCGCAGCAAGCCGCACTTAAACATCGGCACAATCGGTCACGTTGACCACGGTAAAACAACCTTAACAGCAGCTATCACTAAAGTGTTATCTGATGCTGGTTTATCTGAGGCGCGTTCATTTGATTCTATTGACTCTGCTCCAGAGGAAAAAGAAAGAGGTATCACTATCAATACAGCACACGTTGAGTATTCAACAGCTAACCGTCACTATGCTCACGTTGACTGTCCAGGTCACGCGGATTACGTGAAAAACATGGTTACTGGTGCTGCGCAAATGGATGGAGCTATCATCGTTGTAGCTGCTACAGATGGTCCGATGCCACAAACTCGTGAGCACATTCTATTGGCTCGTCAGGTTGGTGTTCCTTCATTGGTAGTATTCATGAATAAAGTGGATATGGTTGACGATCCTGAATTACTAGAACTAGTAGAGATGGAAGTTCGTGAATTGTTATCTTTCTATGAATTCCCTGGTGATGATATCCCTGTGATTCAAGGTTCGGCTCTTGGTGGTTTGAACGGTGATCCGAAATGGGTTGGAAAAATCATGGAGCTAATGGATGCTGTAGATAGTTACATTCCAATTCCTCCACGTTTAACTGATCTTCCATTCTTAATGCCTGTTGAAGATGTATTCTCGATCACTGGTCGTGGTACTGTTGCAACTGGTCGTATTGAGCGTGGTGTAATCAACTCTGGTGATCCAGTTGAAATCTTAGGTATGGGTGCTGAAAATCTTAAATCAACTGTAACAGGTGTTGAGATGTTCCGTAAGATCCTTGATTATGGTGAAGCAGGTGATAACGTAGGTCTATTGTTACGTGGTATTGAGAAAACTGATATCCGTCGTGGTATGGTTATCTGTAAACCAGGTTCTGTAACTCCTCACACAGATTTCAAAGCTGAGATCTATGTATTATCAAAAGCTGAAGGTGGACGTCACACTCCATTCTTTAACAAATACCGTCCACAATTCTATTTCCGTACCACAGACGTTACTGGTGAGATCTCACTAGCTGAAGGAACTGAAATGGTTATGCCAGGTGATAACGTTACGATCACAGTTAAATTGATCAACGCAATCGCAATGGAAAAAGGTCTACGTTTCGCAATCCGTGAGGGTGGTAGAACAGTAGGTGCTGGTCAGGTAACTGAAATTTTAAAATAGTATTTTATCCCTCAGGGATAAGAGAAACAATAAAGCAAAGTACTTAGGCTTTAAACCGCCTGAGTACTTTGTTTCTAAAGAAGCTGCTAAATCTTGGAAAAGAAATAGCTTATACACGGGAATAGTTCAACGGTAGAATAGAGGTCTCCAAAACCTTTGATCAGGGTTCGAATCCTTGTTCCCGTGCAAAAAATTAATTATGGCTAAAGTAGTTCAATTTATTAAAGAATCGTATGAAGAAATGACCCAGAAGGTTACTTGGCCTACATGGGGAGAATTGCAAAATTCTGCAGTGCTGGTTCTGGTAGCTTCGTTTATTATTGCATTGGTTGTCTTTGCAATGGATAAAGGTTCTACTTTTGTTTTAGATACTTTTTATAAATCACTTTCTAATTAATATAGCTAAATGGACGATCAGTTAAAATGGTATGTAGTTAGGGCTGTTAGCGGAAAAGAAAAGAAGGTAAAACAGTATATCGATTCTGAAATTAGCCGTTTAGGTTTTTCTCACCTTGTACCTCAGGTATTAATCCCAATGGAGAAATACTATCAGATGAAGGAGGGGAAAAAAATTGCAAAAGAGCGTAACTTCTATCCCGGATATGTTTTAATTGAAGCAAATTTGGACGGAGAACTGGAACACATTATTAAGAACGTTAATAGTGTGATTGGTTTTTTAGGGGATAAAGGCGGAAACCCGGTACCTATGCGTCAGGCAGAGGTTAACCGTATTTTAGGTAAAGTTGATGAGATGAGCCAGCAAGGTGAAACCATGAACGTTGCTTACTATGTCGGAGAGAATGTAAAAGTAATGGATGGACCATTTAATGGTTTTACCGGCGTGATCGAAGAGGTGAACGAAGAGAAGAAAAAACTAAAAGTTATGGTTAAGATTTTCGGAAGAAAAACTCCATTGGAGCTTAACTATATGCAGGTAGAAAAAGAATAGAATTCAATTCATATAAGATCTTAAATGTTACTTGCTTCCAACATTATAACATTGAGTATTAATATTAACAAAACAGAAAATGGCAAAAGAAGTCAGTGCACTTGTTAAATTACAGATCAAGGGTGGAGCTGCAAATCCATCGCCACCAGTAGGACCTGCTTTAGGTGCTAAGGGGGTGAACATCATGGAGTTTTGCAAACAATTCAATGCTCGTACCCAAGATAAGCCCGGTAAAGTATTACCAGTTGTAATTACTGTTTATGCTGACAAGTCTTTCGAATTTATCATCAAAACCCCTCCGGTTGCTATCCAGTTAAAGGATGCGACTAAATTACAGAGTGGTTCTGCTGAGCCCAACCGTAAGAAAGTTGGTTCGGTGACTTGGGATCAGGTTAAGTCAATTGCTGAAGATAAAATGACTGATTTAAATGCTTTCACTATCGAATCTGCAATGAGTATGGTTGCAGGTACAGCACGCAGTATGGGAATCACCGTTAGCGGTGATGCACCTTGGACAAATTAATTAACAAAAAACAGTTTACAACAGTGGCTAAATTAACAAAAAATCAAAAAAAGGCACATGCTAAACTAGAATCTGGTAAAACGTATTCTTTACAGGATGCGGCTGCTTTGGTAAAAGAGATTACTACAACTAAATTTGATGCATCGGTTGATATCGATGTAGCTTTAGGTGTAGATCCACGTAAAGCCAATCAAATGGTACGTGGTATTGCTACTTTACCACACGGTACAGGTAAAACTGTACGTGTATTAGTTCTTTGTACTCCTGATAAGGAAGAAGAGGCTAAAGCGGCAGGTGCAGATTTTGTAGGTTTAGACGAATATGTAGCCAAGATTGAAGGTGGATGGACTGATGTTGACATTATTATCACTACTCCTGCTTGTATGGCAAAAGTAGGTAAACTGGGCCGCGTTTTAGGTCCACGTAACCTTATGCCAAACCCTAAATCAGGAACTGTTACTAACGAAGTTGGTAAAGCAGTTACTGATGTAAAAGGCGGTAAGATTGATTTTAAAGTTGACAAAAGTGGTATCATTCACGCTTCAGTAGGAAAAGTATCATTCCCAGCAGAAAAAATATATGAAAATGCATTAGAAGTACTTCAGGTAATTTCTAAGCTAAAACCATCTGCTGCAAAAGGAACTTATTTTAAGAGCATTCATGTTTCTTCTACTATGAGTCCTGGAATTGCAATCGAAACTAAATCAGTAGCGGGGATCTAATTATGAACAGAGAAGAAAAACACGAAGTCGTTTCGGCTCTTCAAGCGAAGATGCAGGAATTCGGTAATTTTTATATTGCCGATACATCAAGTCTATCTGTTGAGAAAG
This region of Pedobacter steynii genomic DNA includes:
- a CDS encoding tyrosine-type recombinase/integrase; this translates as MIVAQFLIYLQHEKRYSPHTIQSYKTDLLQFSEYLLQTFELPLTEAGHVHVRNFMVSLLEDHVSENSVGRKLSTLRSFYKYLSREGLVALNPMALVKAPKIPKRLPVFVDDQKLDVLLDSGDFFDDTFPSVRDKLVIETLFGTGMRLAELLSLKEADVDFYGATVRVLGKRNKERIIPISKVLGDQVKAYLELKTLQNFDNKTGPLIVTGKGAPAYPKLIYRIVTSYLTNISTQDKKSPHVLRHSYATSLLNRGADLNAIKELLGHSSLAATQVYTHNSVERLKSIYKQAHPKA
- the rpsU gene encoding 30S ribosomal protein S21, whose protein sequence is MIIINIKDGESLDKALKRFKKKFEKTGVLRELRSRQAYEKKSVARRTLVKHAIYKQNMQLEGTV
- the secE gene encoding preprotein translocase subunit SecE: MAKVVQFIKESYEEMTQKVTWPTWGELQNSAVLVLVASFIIALVVFAMDKGSTFVLDTFYKSLSN
- the nusG gene encoding transcription termination/antitermination protein NusG, coding for MDDQLKWYVVRAVSGKEKKVKQYIDSEISRLGFSHLVPQVLIPMEKYYQMKEGKKIAKERNFYPGYVLIEANLDGELEHIIKNVNSVIGFLGDKGGNPVPMRQAEVNRILGKVDEMSQQGETMNVAYYVGENVKVMDGPFNGFTGVIEEVNEEKKKLKVMVKIFGRKTPLELNYMQVEKE
- the rplK gene encoding 50S ribosomal protein L11; amino-acid sequence: MAKEVSALVKLQIKGGAANPSPPVGPALGAKGVNIMEFCKQFNARTQDKPGKVLPVVITVYADKSFEFIIKTPPVAIQLKDATKLQSGSAEPNRKKVGSVTWDQVKSIAEDKMTDLNAFTIESAMSMVAGTARSMGITVSGDAPWTN
- the hpf gene encoding ribosome hibernation-promoting factor, HPF/YfiA family encodes the protein MKITVQSIHFNADQKLLEFIQKKVDKLDQFFDQIISGEVYLKLENVDDEANKISEIKLIVPGVTMFAKEQCKSFEEATDLAIESLRKQITKHKDKTREKLSEHKAILNADEVSDY
- the tuf gene encoding elongation factor Tu, which translates into the protein MAKEKFDRSKPHLNIGTIGHVDHGKTTLTAAITKVLSDAGLSEARSFDSIDSAPEEKERGITINTAHVEYSTANRHYAHVDCPGHADYVKNMVTGAAQMDGAIIVVAATDGPMPQTREHILLARQVGVPSLVVFMNKVDMVDDPELLELVEMEVRELLSFYEFPGDDIPVIQGSALGGLNGDPKWVGKIMELMDAVDSYIPIPPRLTDLPFLMPVEDVFSITGRGTVATGRIERGVINSGDPVEILGMGAENLKSTVTGVEMFRKILDYGEAGDNVGLLLRGIEKTDIRRGMVICKPGSVTPHTDFKAEIYVLSKAEGGRHTPFFNKYRPQFYFRTTDVTGEISLAEGTEMVMPGDNVTITVKLINAIAMEKGLRFAIREGGRTVGAGQVTEILK
- a CDS encoding acyl-CoA dehydrogenase family protein, producing the protein MLETMDNSVGYNFSISENQEMIRKMVKDFAEKNIRANVMEWDEAQHFPVEVFKKLGELGLMGVLVPEIYGGSGFGYQEYVDVIVEVAKVCGSIGLSLAAHNSLCTGHILAFANEEQKHRWLPKLATAEWIGAWGLTEANTGSDALRMMTTATLEGDEYVINGAKNWITHGKSGDIAVVMVRTGEKGSSKGISAIVVERGTPGFSAGKKENKLGMRASETTEMIFDNCRVPKKNLLGNVGEGFKQAMKVLDGGRISIAALSLGIAKGAYEAAVNYAKERHQFGQPIANFQGISFKLADMATEIEAAELLIRQAADMKNRGLPMTKESAMAKYFASEVSVRCATEAVQIFGGYGYTKDFPVEKYYRDSKLCTIGEGTSEIQKIVIAREVLKD
- the rplA gene encoding 50S ribosomal protein L1, which encodes MAKLTKNQKKAHAKLESGKTYSLQDAAALVKEITTTKFDASVDIDVALGVDPRKANQMVRGIATLPHGTGKTVRVLVLCTPDKEEEAKAAGADFVGLDEYVAKIEGGWTDVDIIITTPACMAKVGKLGRVLGPRNLMPNPKSGTVTNEVGKAVTDVKGGKIDFKVDKSGIIHASVGKVSFPAEKIYENALEVLQVISKLKPSAAKGTYFKSIHVSSTMSPGIAIETKSVAGI